The following are encoded together in the Vespa velutina chromosome 3, iVesVel2.1, whole genome shotgun sequence genome:
- the LOC124947705 gene encoding E3 ubiquitin-protein ligase Iruka isoform X2 produces MAEAVVDGTPVSRFYCHKCIDEIECLQPDYTCPRCSCGFIEELEVGTNDNGSGMDISGEDLSDIDIIDIPGYNRYPTDRDFVEMILESPTLNMQPRAGNRSNTLEGRRRVSWSRNTPDTRRSGRYTALPSRTGLLRHRRGRQEAIPIENFIQDFILNLSGAGLGHPVTQDGQPPVLFLGNPGDYVWGRDGLDAIVTQLLNQMDGTGPPPLPQKQIDAIPKTTVTQSQVDSKLQCSVCWEDFKLAEPVRQLPCQHFYHTPCIVPWLELHGTCPICRKSLGDQSTAEANQDTVRPSLAALFRAANESNSSRSSSTSSSTGSTSNSDSSNEM; encoded by the exons ATGGCTGAAGCCGTTGTGGACGGGACTCCGGTGTCCCGTTTTTATTGCCATAAATGCATCGATGAAATTGAGTGTTTGCAACCC GACTACACTTGTCCAAGATGTTCATGTGGATTTATAGAAGAATTGGAGGTTGGAACCAACGACAATGGTTCTGGGATGGATATAAGTGGCGAAGATCTAAgcgatattgatattattgatattccAGGCTATAAT CGCTACCCTACTGATCGTGATTTTGTAGAAATGATATTGGAATCTCCTACCCTCAATATGCAACCACGTGCAGGTAACAGAAGCAATACGTTAGAAGGCAGAAGACGAGTTAGCTGGTCACGCAATACACCAGATACTCGTCGCTCCGGCAGGTACACTGCACTTCCTTCCCGCACTGGGCTTCTGCGCCATCG TCGTGGAAGACAAGAAGCAATAcctattgaaaattttattcaagacTTCATACTTAACCTATCAGGAGCTGGTCTAGGCCATCCAGTTACACAAGATGGACAACCACCTGT ACTGTTCTTGGGAAACCCTGGAGATTATGTTTGGGGTCGGGATGGATTGGATGCTATTGTCACACAGTTATTGAATCAAATGGATGGAACTGGaccaccaccattaccacAAAAACAAATTGATGCGATACCTAAGACAACAGTGACGCAAAGTCAAGTTG ATAGCAAATTGCAATGCTCTGTTTGTTGGGAAGACTTCAAATTAGCTGAACCTGTGAGACAATTACCGTGtcaacatttttatcatacaCCTTGTATTGTACCTTGGCTTGAACTT cATGGAACATGCCCAATTTGCAGAAAAAGTTTAGGCGATCAGAGTACTGCAGAAGCAAATCAAGATACTGTTAGACCAAGTTTAGCTGCTCTCTTTAG AGCTGCTAATGAATCAAACAGTAGCAGATCATCCTCCACTTCGTCGTCAACTGGCAGTACCTCCAATAGTGATTCTTCTAATGAAATGTGA
- the LOC124947705 gene encoding E3 ubiquitin-protein ligase RNF126 isoform X1: MAEAVVDGTPVSRFYCHKCIDEIECLQPDYTCPRCSCGFIEELEVGTNDNGSGMDISGEDLSDIDIIDIPGYNRYPTDRDFVEMILESPTLNMQPRAGNRSNTLEGRRRVSWSRNTPDTRRSGRYTALPSRTGLLRHRRGRQEAIPIENFIQDFILNLSGAGLGHPVTQDGQPPVFNIRLFLGNPGDYVWGRDGLDAIVTQLLNQMDGTGPPPLPQKQIDAIPKTTVTQSQVDSKLQCSVCWEDFKLAEPVRQLPCQHFYHTPCIVPWLELHGTCPICRKSLGDQSTAEANQDTVRPSLAALFRAANESNSSRSSSTSSSTGSTSNSDSSNEM; this comes from the exons ATGGCTGAAGCCGTTGTGGACGGGACTCCGGTGTCCCGTTTTTATTGCCATAAATGCATCGATGAAATTGAGTGTTTGCAACCC GACTACACTTGTCCAAGATGTTCATGTGGATTTATAGAAGAATTGGAGGTTGGAACCAACGACAATGGTTCTGGGATGGATATAAGTGGCGAAGATCTAAgcgatattgatattattgatattccAGGCTATAAT CGCTACCCTACTGATCGTGATTTTGTAGAAATGATATTGGAATCTCCTACCCTCAATATGCAACCACGTGCAGGTAACAGAAGCAATACGTTAGAAGGCAGAAGACGAGTTAGCTGGTCACGCAATACACCAGATACTCGTCGCTCCGGCAGGTACACTGCACTTCCTTCCCGCACTGGGCTTCTGCGCCATCG TCGTGGAAGACAAGAAGCAATAcctattgaaaattttattcaagacTTCATACTTAACCTATCAGGAGCTGGTCTAGGCCATCCAGTTACACAAGATGGACAACCACCTGT ATTCAATATTAGACTGTTCTTGGGAAACCCTGGAGATTATGTTTGGGGTCGGGATGGATTGGATGCTATTGTCACACAGTTATTGAATCAAATGGATGGAACTGGaccaccaccattaccacAAAAACAAATTGATGCGATACCTAAGACAACAGTGACGCAAAGTCAAGTTG ATAGCAAATTGCAATGCTCTGTTTGTTGGGAAGACTTCAAATTAGCTGAACCTGTGAGACAATTACCGTGtcaacatttttatcatacaCCTTGTATTGTACCTTGGCTTGAACTT cATGGAACATGCCCAATTTGCAGAAAAAGTTTAGGCGATCAGAGTACTGCAGAAGCAAATCAAGATACTGTTAGACCAAGTTTAGCTGCTCTCTTTAG AGCTGCTAATGAATCAAACAGTAGCAGATCATCCTCCACTTCGTCGTCAACTGGCAGTACCTCCAATAGTGATTCTTCTAATGAAATGTGA
- the LOC124947705 gene encoding E3 ubiquitin-protein ligase Iruka isoform X3 produces the protein MAEAVVDGTPVSRFYCHKCIDEIECLQPDYTCPRCSCGFIEELEVGTNDNGSGMDISGEDLSDIDIIDIPGYNRYPTDRDFVEMILESPTLNMQPRAGNRSNTLEGRRRVSWSRNTPDTRRSGSRGRQEAIPIENFIQDFILNLSGAGLGHPVTQDGQPPVFNIRLFLGNPGDYVWGRDGLDAIVTQLLNQMDGTGPPPLPQKQIDAIPKTTVTQSQVDSKLQCSVCWEDFKLAEPVRQLPCQHFYHTPCIVPWLELHGTCPICRKSLGDQSTAEANQDTVRPSLAALFRAANESNSSRSSSTSSSTGSTSNSDSSNEM, from the exons ATGGCTGAAGCCGTTGTGGACGGGACTCCGGTGTCCCGTTTTTATTGCCATAAATGCATCGATGAAATTGAGTGTTTGCAACCC GACTACACTTGTCCAAGATGTTCATGTGGATTTATAGAAGAATTGGAGGTTGGAACCAACGACAATGGTTCTGGGATGGATATAAGTGGCGAAGATCTAAgcgatattgatattattgatattccAGGCTATAAT CGCTACCCTACTGATCGTGATTTTGTAGAAATGATATTGGAATCTCCTACCCTCAATATGCAACCACGTGCAGGTAACAGAAGCAATACGTTAGAAGGCAGAAGACGAGTTAGCTGGTCACGCAATACACCAGATACTCGTCGCTCCGGCAG TCGTGGAAGACAAGAAGCAATAcctattgaaaattttattcaagacTTCATACTTAACCTATCAGGAGCTGGTCTAGGCCATCCAGTTACACAAGATGGACAACCACCTGT ATTCAATATTAGACTGTTCTTGGGAAACCCTGGAGATTATGTTTGGGGTCGGGATGGATTGGATGCTATTGTCACACAGTTATTGAATCAAATGGATGGAACTGGaccaccaccattaccacAAAAACAAATTGATGCGATACCTAAGACAACAGTGACGCAAAGTCAAGTTG ATAGCAAATTGCAATGCTCTGTTTGTTGGGAAGACTTCAAATTAGCTGAACCTGTGAGACAATTACCGTGtcaacatttttatcatacaCCTTGTATTGTACCTTGGCTTGAACTT cATGGAACATGCCCAATTTGCAGAAAAAGTTTAGGCGATCAGAGTACTGCAGAAGCAAATCAAGATACTGTTAGACCAAGTTTAGCTGCTCTCTTTAG AGCTGCTAATGAATCAAACAGTAGCAGATCATCCTCCACTTCGTCGTCAACTGGCAGTACCTCCAATAGTGATTCTTCTAATGAAATGTGA
- the LOC124947705 gene encoding E3 ubiquitin-protein ligase Iruka isoform X4: MAEAVVDGTPVSRFYCHKCIDEIECLQPDYTCPRCSCGFIEELEVGTNDNGSGMDISGEDLSDIDIIDIPGYNRYPTDRDFVEMILESPTLNMQPRAGNRSNTLEGRRRVSWSRNTPDTRRSGSRGRQEAIPIENFIQDFILNLSGAGLGHPVTQDGQPPVLFLGNPGDYVWGRDGLDAIVTQLLNQMDGTGPPPLPQKQIDAIPKTTVTQSQVDSKLQCSVCWEDFKLAEPVRQLPCQHFYHTPCIVPWLELHGTCPICRKSLGDQSTAEANQDTVRPSLAALFRAANESNSSRSSSTSSSTGSTSNSDSSNEM, encoded by the exons ATGGCTGAAGCCGTTGTGGACGGGACTCCGGTGTCCCGTTTTTATTGCCATAAATGCATCGATGAAATTGAGTGTTTGCAACCC GACTACACTTGTCCAAGATGTTCATGTGGATTTATAGAAGAATTGGAGGTTGGAACCAACGACAATGGTTCTGGGATGGATATAAGTGGCGAAGATCTAAgcgatattgatattattgatattccAGGCTATAAT CGCTACCCTACTGATCGTGATTTTGTAGAAATGATATTGGAATCTCCTACCCTCAATATGCAACCACGTGCAGGTAACAGAAGCAATACGTTAGAAGGCAGAAGACGAGTTAGCTGGTCACGCAATACACCAGATACTCGTCGCTCCGGCAG TCGTGGAAGACAAGAAGCAATAcctattgaaaattttattcaagacTTCATACTTAACCTATCAGGAGCTGGTCTAGGCCATCCAGTTACACAAGATGGACAACCACCTGT ACTGTTCTTGGGAAACCCTGGAGATTATGTTTGGGGTCGGGATGGATTGGATGCTATTGTCACACAGTTATTGAATCAAATGGATGGAACTGGaccaccaccattaccacAAAAACAAATTGATGCGATACCTAAGACAACAGTGACGCAAAGTCAAGTTG ATAGCAAATTGCAATGCTCTGTTTGTTGGGAAGACTTCAAATTAGCTGAACCTGTGAGACAATTACCGTGtcaacatttttatcatacaCCTTGTATTGTACCTTGGCTTGAACTT cATGGAACATGCCCAATTTGCAGAAAAAGTTTAGGCGATCAGAGTACTGCAGAAGCAAATCAAGATACTGTTAGACCAAGTTTAGCTGCTCTCTTTAG AGCTGCTAATGAATCAAACAGTAGCAGATCATCCTCCACTTCGTCGTCAACTGGCAGTACCTCCAATAGTGATTCTTCTAATGAAATGTGA